One Glycine max cultivar Williams 82 chromosome 6, Glycine_max_v4.0, whole genome shotgun sequence DNA segment encodes these proteins:
- the LOC100789218 gene encoding 50S ribosomal subunit assembly factor BipA, with product MVGPIIRSLWSSTRKSFSSSSSSFSPSPPLSHSRFFSRAFAAAPATAPAAATTASSLDPSRLRNLAVIAHVDHGKTTLMDRLLRQCGADLPHERAMDSISLERERGITISSKVTSVSWKENELNMVDTPGHADFGGEVERVVGMVEGAILVVDAGEGPLAQTKFVLAKALKYGLRPILLLNKVDRPAVSEETCDEVESLVFDLFANLGATEEQLDFPVLYASAKEGWASTTFTKDPPADARNMSQLLDAVVRHVPPPNANIDAPFQMLVSMMEKDFYLGRILTGRIFSGVVRVGDKVHGLRNKDSGAEKIEDGKVVKLMKKKGTNMVLTDCAGAGDIISIAGLSSPAIGHTVATVEIMSALPTVELDPPTISMTFGVNDSPLAGRDGTHLTGGRIGDRLMAEAETNLAINVLPGLSESFEVQGRGELQLGILIENMRREGFELSVSPPKVMYKTESGQKLEPVEEVTIEVNDEHVGLIMEALSHRRAEVTDMGPVSGTVGRTRLCLTCPSRGLVGYRSVFSSDTRGTGFMHRAFHAYEKFRGPLGNVRKGVLVSMGFGTITAHALMSLEARGTLFVTPGMEAYDGMIVGEHSRDTDLDVNPVRAKELTNIRAATKDDNVKLTPPRLMTLEEAIGYVASDELIEVTPKSIRLRKKYLDVNKRKAMSKKPKE from the exons ATGGTGGGTCCCATTATTCGTTCTCTCTGGTCCTCCACCAGAAaatccttctcttcttcttcttcttctttttctccctcTCCTCCTTTATCCCACTCGCGCTTCTTCTCACGCGCCTTCGCCGCCGCTCCCGCCACTGCCCCTGCCGCAGCAACCACCGCCTCCTCCCTCGACCCCAGCCGCCTCCGCAACCTGGCCGTGATCGCTCATGTCGACCACGGCAAGACCACCCTCATGGACCGCCTCCTCCGCCAGTGCGGCGCCGACCTCCCCCACGAGCGCGCCATGGACTCCATCTCGCTCGAGCGCGAGCGCGGCATCACCATCTCTTCCAAG GTCACGTCTGTTTCGTGGAAGGAGAATGAGCTGAACATGGTTGATACTCCCGGGCACGCCGATTTTGGTGGTGAG GTTGAGCGTGTTGTTGGTATGGTTGAGGGAGCGATTTTGGTTGTTGATGCTGGTGAAGGTCCACTTGCACAAACGAAATTTGTTCTTGCAAAGGCCTTGAAGTACGGGTTGCGGCctattcttcttttaaacaaaGTAGACCGACCTGCAG TTAGTGAGGAGACATGTGATGAAGTTGAGAGCCTGGTGTTTGATTTATTTGCCAACCTTGGTGCTACAG AGGAGCAACTAGACTTTCCTGTTCTTTATGCTTCTGCTAAAGAAGGATGGGCGTCTACTACATTTACCAAGGATCCTCCTGCTGATGCCAGAAATATGTCACAGTTGCTTGATGCCGTTGTAAGACATGTTCCACCACCAAATGCAAACATTGATGCACCTTTCCAAATGCTG GTTTCAATGATGGAAAAAGATTTCTATCTTGGGCGAATTTTGACTGGACGCATATTCTCTGGGGTTGTTCGTGTTGGTGACAAGGTTCATGGATTACGTAATAAAGATTCTGGTGCTGAAAAAATTGAAGATGGAAAG gtGGTGAAACTGATGAAAAAGAAGGGTACAAACATGGTTCTAACTGATTGTGCTGGAGCTGGTGATATAATTTCAATTGCTGGCCTGTCAAGTCCAGCAATAGGCCATACAGTGGCAACTGTGGAG ATTATGTCTGCTTTGCCCACAGTTGAATTGGACCCTCCTACAATTTCCATGACTTTTGGTGTAAACGACTCCCCACTAGCTGGCCGTGATGGCACTCAT TTGACTGGGGGGAGAATTGGTGACCGATTGATGGCTGAAGCTGAAACCAACCTTGCCATAAATGTGCTTCCAGGCTTATCAGAATCATTTGAAGTTCAGGGAAGAGGAGAGCTACAGCTGg GTATTTTAATTGAGAATATGAGACGTGAAGGATTTGAGTTATCTGTCTCTCCACCTAAAGTAAT GTATAAAACTGAAAGCGGTCAGAAGCTTGAGCCTGTAGAAGAAGTTACAATTGAG GTAAATGATGAGCATGTTGGTTTGATAATGGAGGCCTTGTCTCATAGACGAGCAGAGGTTACGGACATGGGTCCTGTTTCAGGAACTGTTGGTCGAACTAGATTGTGTTTGACTTGTCCATCAAG GGGCCTGGTTGGGTACAGGAGTGTGTTCAGCAGTGACACACGTGGAACTGGATTCATGCATCGTGCTTTCCATG CATATGAAAAATTTCGAGGCCCGCTTGGCAATGTCAGGAAAGGAGTACTG GTTTCAATGGGTTTTGGTACAATCACAGCTCATGCATTGATGAGCTTAGAAGCTCGAGGGACTCTTTTTGTAACTCCTGGAATGGAG GCGTATGATGGAATGATTGTTGGAGAACATTCACGCGATACAGATCTTGAT GTCAATCCTGTAAGGGCTAAAGAACTTACAAATATCCGTGCTGCTACCAAAGATGATAATGTGAAGCTGACTCCCCCTCGCCTT ATGACACTTGAAGAAGCTATAGGGTATGTAGCTTCCGATGAACTTATTGAG GTTACACCAAAATCCATCCGTTTGAGGAAGAAATACCTTGATGTTAACAAGCGTAAAGCCATGAGTAAAAAGCCAAAGGAATGA
- the LOC100789747 gene encoding ras-related protein RABA1f — protein sequence MGAYRADDDYDYLFKVVLIGDSGVGKSNLLSRFTKNEFSLESKSTIGVEFATRSIHVDDKIVKAQIWDTAGQERYRAITSAYYRGAVGALLVYDVTRHVTFENVERWLKELRDHTDANIVIMLVGNKADLRHLRAVATNDAKAFAERENTFFMETSALESLNVDNAFTEVLTQIYRVVSRKTLEIGDDPAALPKGQTINVGSRDDVSAVKKSGCCSA from the exons ATGGGTGCGTACAGAGCGGACGATGATTACGACTACTTGTTCAAGGTGGTGTTGATCGGAGACTCGGGCGTTGGGAAATCGAACCTCTTGTCTCGATTCACGAAGAACGAATTCAGCTTGGAATCCAAATCCACCATTGGCGTCGAATTCGCCACCCGCAGCATCCACGTCGATGACAAGATCGTCAAGGCGCAAATTTGGGACACTGCTGGCCAAGAAag ATATCGCGCAATCACAAGTGCATATTACAGAGGAGCTGTTGGTGCACTGCTTGTGTATGATGTTACCAGACATGTGACTTTTGAAAACGTGGAGAGATGGTTAAAGGAGCTTCGCGATCACACAGATGCCAACATTGTAATCATGCTTGTGGGGAACAAGGCGGATCTTCGTCACTTGCGTGCAGTGGCCACCAACGATGCCAAGGCGTTTGCCGAGAGAGAAAACACGTTCTTCATGGAAACATCTGCTCTGGAGTCCTTGAATGTCGATAACGCCTTCACCGAAGTGCTCACTCAGATATATCGCGTTGTTAGCAGGAAGACTCTTGAGATCGGAGATGACCCTGCAGCCTTGCCTAAGGGGCAGACCATCAATGTTGGAAGTAGGGATGATGTCTCAGCTGTTAAAAAGTCTGGATGCTGCTCTGCATAG
- the LOC100790627 gene encoding acyl-coenzyme A oxidase 3, peroxisomal: MDNDRVSRRTEVLTNHLLRRTPPPSALLHPHPCLSYSPPELSNTISFDTREMRKLMDCHNLEERDWIFSLILQSPLFNPRHRAGRVFVSPDYNQPMEHQRQATMKRIGYLLQKGVFRGWLTGNGPEQELRKLALHEVIGMYDHSLAVKLGVHFFLWGGAVKFLGTKRHHDKWLNSTENYDIKGCFAMSELGHGSNVRGIETVTTYDSNTGEFVINTPCESGQKYWIGGAANHATHTIVFSQLYINGSNQGVHAFIAQIRDSDGNICPNIRIADCGHKIGLNGVDNGRIWFDNVRIPRENLLNSVADVSPSGEYLSAIKNADQRFAAFLAPLTSGRVTIAVSAVYISKISLAIAIRYALTRQAFSITPNGPEVFLLDYPSHQRRLLPLLAKVYAMSFAANELKIMYVNRTPKSNKAIHIVSSAYKATLTWNNMRTLQECREACGGQGVKSENRVGNFMGEFDVHSTFEGDNNVLMQQISKALFAEYIACQKKNKPFSGLGLEHMNKPLPVIPSQLTSSTVRSSEFQIDLFHLRERDLLRRFAEEVSEYQSRGESKESAFILSYQLAGDLGRAFSERAILKTFMEAESTLPAGTLKNVLGLLRSLYAVICVDEDAAFLRYGYLSTENASAVRKEVPKLCAEIRPHALALVSSFGIPDAFLSPIAYNWVDSNSWSSQL; the protein is encoded by the exons ATGGACAACGACCGCGTCTCCCGCCGCACCGAGGTCCTCACCAACCACCTCCTCCGCCGCACACCCCCACCCTCCGCCCTTCTCCACCCCCACCCCTGCCTTAGCTACTCCCCCCCGGAGCTCTCCAACACCATCTCCTTCGACACGCGTGAGATGCGAAAACTAATGGATTGCCACAATCTGGAGGAGCGCGACTGGATCTTCTCTCTCATCCTCCAGAGCCCCCTCTTCAACCCCCGCCACCGCGCCGGAAGGGTGTTCGTCTCCCCCGACTACAACCAGCCCATGGAACACCAGCGCCAGGCCACCATGAAGCGCATCGGTTATCTCCTCCAAAAAGGGGTCTTCCGAGGATGGCTCACGGGAAATGGCCCCGAACAAGAGCTCAGGAAGCTCGCGCTGCATGAGGTCATTGGGATGTATGATCATTCTCTCGCGGTTAAGCTTGGCGTTCACTTCTTCTTGTG GGGTGGAGCCGTAAAGTTTCTGGGAACCAAGCGCCATCATGACAAGTGGTTGAATTCTACTGAAAACTATGATATCAAGGGTTGTTTTGCTATGTCTGAGTTAGGCCATGGAAGTAAT GTTCGAGGAATTGAAACAGTCACTACTTATGATTCAAACACCGGAGAATTTGTCATCAATACCCCATGTGAATCGGGTCAGAAGTATTGGATTGGTGGTGCGGCAAat CATGCAACCCACACTATAGTCTTTTCACAGCTCTATATAAATGGAAGCAATCAAGGGGTGCATGCATTTATTGCCCAAATCAGGGATTCAGATGGAAACATATGTCCAAACATCCGAATAGCTGATTGTGGTCACAAAATTGGTTTAAATGGAGTTGATAATGGCCGTATCTg GTTTGATAATGTGAGGATACCCAGAGAGAATTTGTTGAATTCTGTGGCTGATGTTTCACCAAGTGGTGAATATTTGAGTGCAATAAAGAATGCAGATCAG AGGTTTGCTGCGTTCTTAGCCCCTTTGACTTCTGGTCGTGTTACTATTGCTGTTAGTGCTGTTTACATATCCAAG ATTAGCTTGGCCATTGCTATAAGATATGCATTGACAAGGCAAGCATTCTCCATTACACCAAACGGGCCTGAAGTCTTCCTGCTTGATTACCCTAGTCATCAACGGCGTCTGTTACCTTTACTTGCAAAGGT ATATGCAATGAGTTTTGCCGCAAATGAGCTCAAAATTATGTATGTCAACAGAACGCCCAAGTCAAACAAAGCAATTCATATTGTTTCTAGTGCTTACAAGGCTACTTTAACTTGGAATAATATGCGAACTCTCCAG GAATGCCGTGAAGCCTGTGGAGGACAAGGAGTTAAATCTGAAAATCGTGTTGGCAATTTCATGGGTGAATTTGATGTGCATTCGACATTTGAGGGGGACAACAATGTTCTGATGCAGCAG ATTAGCAAGGCACTCTTTGCAGAATATATAGCATGTCAGAAGAAAAACAAACCATTCAGTGGTTTGGGATTAGAACACATGAACAAACCTCTGCCTGTTATCCCATCTCAGCTAACAAGTTCCACTGTTAGGAGCAGTGAATTTCAG ATTGATCTGTTCCACCTAAGAGAGCGAGACCTATTGAGACGTTTTGCTGAAGAGGTCTCAGAATATCAATCTCGTGGAGAAAGCAAAGAGTCTGCCTTCATTCTA AGTTATCAGCTCGCAGGAGACTTGGGCAGAGCTTTCTCAGAACGAGCAATATTAAAAACGTTCATGGAGGCCGAGTCAACTTTACCTGCTGGTACATTGAAg AATGTCTTGGGTCTATTGAGATCGTTGTATGCTGTGATATGTGTGGATGAAGATGCTGCTTTTCTTCGATATGGATACTTGTCAACAGAGAATGCTTCTGCAGTGAGGAAAGAAGTGCCAAAACTCTGTGCTGAAATTCGACCTCATGCACTTGCCTTGGTCAGTTCCTTTGGTATTCCTGATGCATTTTTGAGTCCTATCGCATATAACTGGGTTGATTCAAATTCATGGTCTTCTCAACTTTAG